The following are from one region of the Papaver somniferum cultivar HN1 unplaced genomic scaffold, ASM357369v1 unplaced-scaffold_132, whole genome shotgun sequence genome:
- the LOC113332832 gene encoding uncharacterized protein LOC113332832 yields MHKNYIAALSAKSEPKNFREAMTHPGWRKSMAEEIRALEEQGTWDITELPPGKKALGSKWIYTEKYDENGTLVRLKERLVIFVNHQVEGLDYNETFAPVAKMTTVRMFLAVAAAKQWDVHQMDEMIWLRLHNLKHTWVNVLR; encoded by the exons atgcataaaaattatattgctgCATTGTCGGCAAAGTCTGAGCCGAAAAATTTCAGAGAGGCAATGACACATCCAGGTTGGAGGAAAtcaatggcggaagaaatacgggCCTTAGAAGAACAAGGCACATGGGATATCACTGAATTGCCACCTGGTAAGAAGGCTCTAGGAAGTAAGTGGATATATAcggaaaaatatgatgaaaatgGTACTTTGGTACGTTTAAAAGAAAGACTTGTGATTTTTGtaaatcatcaagttgaaggttTGGATTACAATGAGACGTTTGCACCAGTGGCAAAGATGACAACTGTTCGTATGTTTTTGGCTGTTGCTGCGGCTAAGCAATGGGatgtgcatcagatggat GAAATGATCTGGTTGCGCTTACACAATTTAAAGCATACTTGGGtcaatgttttaagatga